A window from Sporolituus thermophilus DSM 23256 encodes these proteins:
- a CDS encoding EamA family transporter — MISYLMLFASVTMTVVASTLLKIGSRTVNFDGGLFSIAMGYMTSPVIVLGFASYALAAILWVYCLSVFDLSHVTFVSSFQYVLLMAVSIFVFHEQISLMKWAGCIFIIIGVFLWLKG; from the coding sequence ATGATAAGTTATTTGATGCTTTTTGCCAGTGTAACAATGACCGTGGTCGCCAGTACATTGCTGAAAATCGGCAGCAGGACGGTTAACTTCGACGGGGGCCTGTTTAGTATTGCTATGGGATATATGACTTCGCCGGTCATCGTCTTGGGCTTTGCCAGTTATGCCTTGGCGGCCATACTCTGGGTATACTGCCTGTCGGTATTTGATCTGAGCCATGTTACCTTTGTGTCAAGCTTTCAATATGTTTTGCTAATGGCGGTATCGATTTTCGTGTTTCATGAGCAGATCAGCTTGATGAAGTGGGCTGGCTGCATTTTTATTATCATCGGCGTATTTTTGTGGCTGAAAGGATAA
- a CDS encoding GNAT family N-acetyltransferase produces MFSCTPYTAAMKDEWDRFALSRGTIFHTIAFRQILLSAFDYQCGYHAVVDGAGRIRALLPLVIGRDLRWKKAGISLPFVNYLDICADSEDAWQFAINCIPEIQKKYRLDYLGLRLKNQDLDSAGWQVNLQHHTFVLPLFDDEEKILALSTASNRNHVRKVYKNNWFAVSFDPHHLDDFYKVYVIRMKQLGSPAPDIRFFKLFFEQLPEHAFLLTVLDRETGKVIGGMLLLLSTGNATVYYPYGATLVEYNRKYINNFMYWEAVRFGIRKGMKHLDLGRSQTGSGTYKYKAQWGAEAKQLKYLVYDGGREVSGPPDKSSVSMFVNLWKVAPKFLTDRLGGQLIKYILP; encoded by the coding sequence ATGTTTAGCTGTACTCCGTACACCGCGGCTATGAAGGATGAGTGGGATCGGTTCGCGCTCTCCCGCGGCACGATTTTTCATACTATTGCCTTTCGACAAATCCTGTTAAGTGCTTTTGACTATCAGTGCGGCTATCACGCCGTTGTTGACGGCGCGGGCCGCATCCGCGCGCTGTTGCCGCTGGTTATCGGCCGGGATCTCCGATGGAAAAAGGCCGGGATTTCATTGCCGTTCGTAAACTATCTCGACATCTGCGCCGACAGCGAGGATGCCTGGCAATTTGCCATAAATTGCATCCCGGAAATACAGAAAAAGTACCGCCTGGATTATTTGGGGCTAAGGCTAAAGAACCAGGATTTGGACAGCGCGGGCTGGCAGGTAAACCTTCAGCATCATACTTTTGTGCTGCCGCTTTTTGATGACGAGGAGAAGATATTGGCGCTATCTACCGCCAGCAATCGCAACCATGTACGCAAGGTTTATAAAAACAACTGGTTTGCCGTTTCGTTTGACCCTCATCATTTGGACGACTTTTATAAAGTTTATGTTATCAGGATGAAGCAGCTCGGGTCACCTGCCCCGGACATTCGCTTTTTCAAACTTTTCTTCGAGCAGTTGCCCGAACATGCTTTTCTGCTCACCGTGCTTGACCGCGAAACCGGAAAGGTGATTGGCGGCATGCTGCTGCTATTAAGCACGGGTAATGCAACCGTCTATTATCCATATGGGGCGACGCTTGTAGAGTATAACCGAAAGTACATAAATAATTTTATGTACTGGGAAGCGGTGAGGTTTGGCATCCGCAAGGGAATGAAGCATCTTGATCTTGGCCGGTCGCAGACCGGATCGGGCACGTATAAATACAAGGCGCAATGGGGAGCCGAAGCAAAGCAGCTCAAGTACCTGGTGTATGATGGCGGCCGCGAAGTTTCTGGCCCGCCCGACAAAAGTAGCGTCAGTATGTTCGTTAACCTATGGAAGGTCGCGCCCAAATTTCTTACCGACAGGCTGGGCGGACAGTTGATCAAGTATATTCTGCCCTAA
- a CDS encoding class I SAM-dependent methyltransferase: protein MSNNWQRYFDQKAQTYGASVKASDYFDDASFFMQRDNILRWLGELRGKEILDAGCGVGAFSEPLTGQNTVYGVDFSEKSLEFAAARGLKVIPGDLMTLPFTDNKFDVVLCIGVIQLIEQYKPVIAELARVTRPGGILLVQTLHKRSLQRKVLGLFEPKKFDRMYDMDELKQSFTDCGLEAMEFLKMYHPFKFVSQSGDVGAWSDIFCTSFAIKGRKKIG, encoded by the coding sequence ATGAGCAATAATTGGCAGCGTTATTTTGACCAAAAGGCGCAAACTTATGGGGCATCGGTCAAAGCATCCGATTATTTTGACGATGCCAGTTTTTTTATGCAAAGGGACAACATCTTACGTTGGCTGGGGGAATTAAGAGGTAAGGAAATCCTTGACGCCGGCTGCGGCGTGGGCGCTTTCAGCGAACCGCTTACCGGGCAAAACACGGTTTACGGGGTGGACTTCTCGGAAAAAAGCCTTGAGTTTGCTGCTGCCCGGGGACTGAAAGTAATACCGGGCGACCTGATGACCTTACCTTTTACCGATAATAAGTTTGACGTGGTCTTGTGTATTGGTGTAATACAATTAATTGAACAATACAAGCCGGTTATCGCCGAACTGGCAAGAGTCACAAGGCCGGGAGGAATACTGCTGGTGCAAACTTTGCATAAGCGTTCGCTGCAGCGCAAGGTTCTCGGGTTATTTGAGCCGAAGAAGTTTGACCGGATGTATGACATGGACGAACTAAAGCAGTCATTCACTGACTGTGGCTTGGAAGCTATGGAATTTCTCAAGATGTATCATCCTTTTAAGTTTGTAAGCCAAAGCGGCGACGTCGGGGCATGGTCCGATATCTTCTGTACTTCATTCGCGATCAAAGGGAGAAAGAAAATTGGCTAA
- a CDS encoding DUF3473 domain-containing protein, giving the protein MAKPASEVSVYNLLTFDIEEWFHANYEHINPADYRGKGSNFRAQVDMLLQLCSDAGCNATFFVLGSIGEDYPDVVRKIVQAGHEVAAHGYGHHLAYKQTFQAFKADVQKAVAILEDITGTKVLGYRAPSWSIVESNLHYLEALEELGLMYDASIFPVKTFLYGIPSAPTDIHKPRVNGRELGIWEVPTSVVSLFGRNIGYSGGFYFRFFPAFLIKKAIRAANRKGRSVVVYLHPRELDCTERRLILPCKEAFIHYYNIRGTKAKLEDIMMSFSFTSIATQLERLATTAQTADRQESLVATKPSQF; this is encoded by the coding sequence TTGGCTAAACCGGCAAGCGAAGTCAGCGTTTATAATTTGCTTACTTTTGATATCGAAGAATGGTTTCATGCCAATTATGAGCACATAAATCCTGCTGACTACAGAGGCAAAGGCTCTAATTTCAGGGCCCAGGTGGACATGCTGCTCCAGTTATGCAGCGATGCGGGCTGCAATGCCACTTTTTTTGTCCTGGGTTCTATCGGTGAAGATTATCCCGATGTTGTGAGGAAGATAGTGCAGGCAGGGCATGAGGTTGCCGCACACGGCTATGGCCATCACCTGGCTTACAAGCAGACATTTCAAGCGTTTAAAGCGGATGTGCAAAAAGCGGTGGCTATTCTGGAGGATATCACCGGCACTAAGGTTTTAGGATATCGGGCGCCATCATGGTCGATCGTGGAAAGTAACCTTCATTATCTTGAAGCGCTGGAAGAGTTGGGCCTAATGTATGACGCCAGTATTTTTCCGGTCAAAACCTTTCTTTACGGTATTCCGTCGGCTCCCACCGACATTCATAAGCCAAGGGTAAACGGTAGGGAGCTCGGTATTTGGGAGGTACCCACGTCGGTAGTGAGTCTCTTTGGGCGGAATATCGGCTACTCCGGCGGATTTTACTTTCGGTTTTTCCCGGCATTCTTGATCAAAAAAGCCATTCGCGCGGCCAACCGTAAGGGCAGGAGCGTCGTTGTCTACCTGCACCCGCGCGAGCTCGATTGCACGGAACGAAGGCTAATCCTTCCGTGTAAAGAAGCTTTTATACACTATTACAATATCCGGGGAACAAAAGCCAAGCTGGAAGATATAATGATGAGTTTCAGCTTTACGTCGATTGCCACGCAACTTGAGCGCCTGGCGACCACTGCCCAAACCGCCGATCGACAAGAAAGTTTAGTGGCAACCAAGCCCAGCCAATTTTAG
- a CDS encoding aldo/keto reductase: MLKRRLGRTGLEVTEISFGALPIQRCTMEEAGPILHAALDAGINFIDTARAYTDSEAKIGQHIAGRRREFYLATKSMARDKEAMARDIDLSLKTMRTDYIDLYQLHNIKTRADFEAVMAPGGALEALREARQAGKIGHIGITGHNVELLAEAIKTGEFSTVQFPFNFIETRALDVLFPLARSLDVGCIVMKPLGGGQVKNVELALRFILEQDIAVAIPGMDRVEQVAQNVQVAKSFRPLTDEERAVLAAEAQVIGPNFCRRCGYCLPCTAGIDIPTVFIFHLQYVSYGLKEAIPMRYAALKAKASDCTGCGVCEKRCPYNLAIRERMRQVAKDLG, from the coding sequence ATGCTGAAACGGCGTTTGGGCCGAACCGGGCTGGAAGTTACAGAAATTAGTTTCGGGGCGTTGCCTATCCAGCGTTGTACGATGGAAGAGGCCGGGCCAATATTGCATGCTGCCCTGGATGCGGGGATTAATTTCATTGATACGGCGCGCGCTTATACCGATAGCGAGGCCAAAATCGGGCAGCATATTGCCGGACGTCGGCGCGAGTTTTATCTGGCAACCAAGAGTATGGCCCGCGATAAGGAAGCCATGGCCAGGGACATTGACCTTAGTTTGAAAACAATGCGGACCGATTACATTGACCTGTACCAGCTACATAATATAAAGACCCGGGCTGATTTTGAGGCGGTTATGGCGCCTGGCGGCGCCCTTGAAGCGCTCAGGGAGGCCAGGCAAGCGGGAAAAATCGGTCATATTGGCATAACCGGGCATAACGTGGAGCTTTTGGCGGAAGCGATAAAAACCGGTGAGTTCAGTACGGTGCAGTTTCCGTTTAACTTTATCGAGACCAGGGCGCTTGATGTGCTTTTCCCGTTGGCCAGGTCGCTGGATGTTGGCTGTATCGTGATGAAGCCGCTGGGCGGCGGACAGGTTAAAAATGTTGAACTTGCCCTCAGGTTTATTCTCGAACAGGATATTGCCGTCGCCATTCCCGGTATGGACCGCGTTGAGCAGGTCGCACAGAATGTGCAAGTGGCGAAGAGTTTCAGGCCGCTTACGGATGAGGAACGGGCGGTACTCGCAGCCGAAGCGCAAGTTATCGGGCCCAATTTCTGCCGGCGCTGCGGTTACTGTTTGCCATGCACGGCAGGGATAGATATTCCTACGGTGTTTATTTTCCATTTGCAATATGTATCTTATGGGCTAAAAGAGGCCATCCCCATGCGTTATGCGGCACTGAAAGCGAAAGCCTCGGACTGCACCGGGTGCGGCGTATGCGAAAAGCGCTGCCCGTATAACCTGGCGATCCGCGAGCGCATGCGGCAGGTGGCTAAAGATTTGGGTTAA
- a CDS encoding histidinol phosphate phosphatase yields the protein MLFDTHMHTKFSTDSRMTINQAMTKAGELGLGITITEHMDLDYPEPQAFIFNPAAYFAEYEKYRSEQVLLGIEIGMRPGLEADNRRIVRDYPFDYVIGSIHVIDNIDIYCAEFYNLRTKAEVYRRYFDAMAECLESYEFIDSLGHIDYIARYARFADPEVYYHEFPELIDRVLAAAARRQLALEINTRRLNREETVKALVPVYQRFYELGGRLVTIGSDAHTPGDIGKGMDVALAIADYCHLRPVWFKDRKIQYVKKN from the coding sequence ATGTTGTTTGATACCCATATGCATACCAAGTTTTCTACCGATTCGCGGATGACTATAAATCAGGCTATGACCAAAGCCGGTGAGTTGGGCTTGGGAATTACGATTACCGAGCACATGGACCTTGATTATCCTGAGCCGCAGGCCTTTATTTTTAATCCCGCGGCATATTTCGCCGAGTATGAAAAATACCGCAGCGAGCAGGTTCTGCTTGGTATCGAGATTGGTATGCGGCCTGGCCTGGAGGCCGACAACCGGCGGATTGTCAGGGACTATCCATTTGACTATGTCATTGGTTCGATCCATGTCATTGACAATATAGACATTTATTGCGCCGAGTTTTATAACTTGCGGACGAAAGCTGAAGTTTACCGCCGGTATTTTGATGCGATGGCCGAGTGCCTGGAGTCTTATGAATTTATTGACAGTCTGGGGCATATCGACTATATTGCCCGGTATGCCCGGTTTGCTGATCCTGAAGTCTATTATCACGAGTTTCCGGAGCTCATTGACCGGGTGTTGGCTGCCGCAGCCCGGCGGCAATTGGCTTTGGAGATCAACACCCGACGGTTAAACCGGGAGGAGACGGTAAAGGCGCTTGTTCCGGTCTACCAACGGTTTTACGAGCTGGGCGGGAGACTGGTAACCATTGGTTCGGACGCGCATACTCCCGGCGATATCGGCAAGGGTATGGACGTGGCCCTGGCCATTGCCGATTATTGTCACCTTCGGCCGGTCTGGTTTAAAGACCGGAAAATACAATATGTGAAAAAAAACTAA
- the metF gene encoding methylenetetrahydrofolate reductase [NAD(P)H]: MLIHQLFAQKRPVVSFETFPPKPASPLESIFQCIEELQALKPDFISVTYGAGGSTRGRTLEVARHIQHDHGIPALGHLTCVGATAATIQAILHEFAAQGIENILALRGDPPKDAPIPPTPYRAKDLIRFIRQQRRPCSIAAAAYPEGHLESPSREDDLRFLKEKVDSGVDFLITQIFFDNAMLYRFLEDARALGIDVPVMAGIMPVFSRPQVERICSLCGATLPPALVKLMDKYGHQKEAMEQAGLEYASRQIEDLLAHGIDGVHLYTMNRPHLARTLVRNTGLR, from the coding sequence ATGTTGATACACCAGCTGTTCGCTCAAAAACGCCCTGTCGTGTCCTTTGAAACCTTCCCGCCCAAACCAGCTTCCCCCCTGGAGTCCATTTTCCAATGCATTGAAGAACTGCAAGCGCTAAAGCCCGATTTTATCAGCGTTACCTACGGCGCAGGCGGTTCCACACGGGGCCGCACGTTGGAAGTAGCCCGACACATCCAGCATGACCACGGCATTCCCGCCCTGGGGCACCTTACCTGCGTCGGCGCCACCGCAGCGACCATTCAGGCAATCTTGCACGAATTTGCCGCTCAGGGCATTGAAAACATCCTTGCCTTACGGGGCGACCCTCCAAAAGACGCCCCTATTCCCCCCACCCCTTACCGTGCCAAAGACCTCATCCGCTTTATCCGCCAGCAGCGCCGTCCCTGCAGCATCGCCGCAGCCGCCTACCCTGAAGGGCACCTGGAAAGCCCCAGCCGGGAGGACGATCTACGGTTTCTTAAAGAAAAAGTGGACAGTGGTGTCGATTTCCTGATCACCCAGATCTTTTTCGACAACGCCATGCTCTATCGCTTCCTGGAAGACGCCCGGGCGCTGGGCATTGACGTTCCTGTCATGGCCGGCATCATGCCCGTCTTCAGCCGCCCCCAGGTGGAACGCATCTGCTCGCTCTGCGGCGCTACGCTGCCGCCGGCGCTGGTTAAGCTGATGGACAAATATGGTCACCAAAAAGAAGCAATGGAACAGGCGGGCCTTGAGTACGCCAGCCGCCAGATCGAAGACCTCCTTGCTCACGGCATTGACGGTGTACACCTGTATACCATGAACCGCCCCCATCTGGCACGCACCCTGGTCCGGAATACGGGCCTGCGCTAG
- a CDS encoding cupin domain-containing protein: protein MIKRAGELVTEVAANRFGGKGEVIGTKLLDMEQLQGKGRLFSHSILKPGCSIGYHQHNGDAETYYILKGEGLVNDNGTLVKVQAGDVVFTADGESHSIENTGTEDLEYIALILYSK from the coding sequence ATGATTAAACGGGCCGGCGAATTAGTCACCGAGGTTGCCGCCAACCGGTTCGGCGGCAAGGGCGAAGTAATTGGGACTAAACTGTTGGACATGGAACAATTGCAAGGCAAAGGCAGGTTATTCTCCCACAGCATTCTCAAGCCGGGCTGCTCTATCGGTTACCACCAACACAATGGCGACGCTGAGACTTACTACATCCTTAAAGGCGAAGGCCTGGTCAACGATAATGGCACGCTGGTTAAGGTCCAAGCCGGCGACGTCGTCTTTACGGCCGACGGCGAGTCCCACTCCATTGAAAATACCGGTACGGAAGATCTTGAATACATCGCTTTAATTCTCTACTCCAAATAA
- a CDS encoding patatin-like phospholipase family protein, protein MSYHFRNLVFEGGGVKGIAYSGALEVLKEKEILPNIKRVGGTSAGAIAALLVGLNYTAKEIKNIISELHFRQFLDDTWGIIRDTRRLISQFGWYRGNFFREWVGNLISAKTGNSEATFHDIQKLKETNNFKDLYFIGTNLSTKFAEVFSHEHTPRMCVADAVRISMSIPFVFTAQRSPRGDCYVDGGVLDNFPIKLFDRRKYVERFSTTPDYYQKHNQQLQEEGKKISPYVYNQETLGFRLVSGSEIAIFRDHAEPPRHDINDFFAYTWSLIETILESQQNQHLHSDDWHRTIYIDTLGVKTMDFGIDSAKKEALVESGRRYTEKYFAWYDNTENPAYNRP, encoded by the coding sequence GTGTCCTACCATTTTCGCAATTTAGTGTTTGAAGGCGGCGGTGTTAAGGGAATAGCGTACAGCGGTGCTCTCGAAGTGCTAAAAGAAAAAGAGATCTTGCCGAACATTAAGCGAGTCGGTGGTACTTCGGCTGGTGCAATAGCTGCTTTATTGGTCGGCTTAAATTACACCGCAAAAGAAATTAAAAACATTATAAGTGAATTGCACTTTCGCCAATTTTTAGATGATACGTGGGGAATTATTCGAGACACGCGTAGATTAATCTCCCAATTTGGGTGGTACCGAGGTAATTTTTTCCGCGAATGGGTGGGAAATTTAATTAGTGCTAAAACCGGAAACAGTGAGGCAACCTTTCATGATATTCAAAAGTTAAAAGAAACGAATAATTTTAAAGACTTGTATTTTATAGGCACAAACTTATCAACGAAATTTGCGGAAGTCTTTTCCCACGAGCATACGCCGCGAATGTGTGTTGCTGATGCAGTCCGCATATCAATGTCAATACCATTTGTCTTCACAGCTCAGCGCAGCCCCCGTGGAGATTGTTATGTTGATGGCGGAGTGCTTGATAATTTCCCAATTAAGCTTTTCGATCGGAGAAAATATGTCGAACGTTTTTCAACAACACCTGACTATTATCAAAAACATAATCAACAACTACAGGAGGAAGGTAAGAAAATTAGTCCATATGTTTATAACCAGGAAACCCTTGGCTTTCGTTTGGTTTCCGGGAGCGAAATCGCCATATTCCGGGATCATGCTGAACCACCTCGCCATGATATAAACGACTTTTTTGCCTATACATGGAGCCTAATCGAAACTATTTTGGAAAGCCAGCAGAACCAACATTTACATAGCGATGATTGGCACCGGACTATCTATATTGATACACTAGGAGTAAAGACTATGGATTTTGGAATTGATTCTGCTAAAAAAGAAGCATTGGTAGAATCGGGCCGCCGATATACGGAGAAATATTTCGCTTGGTATGATAACACTGAAAACCCAGCATACAATCGCCCGTGA
- a CDS encoding DUF2935 domain-containing protein gives MDIFCREVEPFVPLTIHEIRFWLRIMKEHSLFIKLGLPCDQTALIEEAQRFYDCFAELEKQACQVQCDDHFRSFVKQVLTAVKNIFSFKRHLLHLLIECKLRGGSNYPLLIDHISREALYFYKILEKIRNGEMRYPVDAIVSENVFWLRIMADHLKFIRGLLDPSEREFIDKTNVLSNKFDQLQLHARDFDSMLWHFRPTPDFIRFEKEVTDATIRLRDFKAAAEELIKQCAVLSLIPPLLADHVRREAEHFLEVLELIHGEMMQGSNPDIILCDHDFR, from the coding sequence ATGGATATCTTTTGCCGGGAAGTGGAACCCTTTGTTCCCCTTACCATCCATGAAATTAGGTTTTGGCTTCGGATAATGAAAGAACATTCTCTTTTTATTAAATTAGGCCTGCCGTGCGACCAGACCGCATTAATTGAAGAAGCCCAACGGTTCTATGACTGTTTTGCCGAGCTGGAAAAGCAGGCCTGCCAAGTTCAATGCGATGATCATTTTCGCAGCTTCGTGAAACAAGTTTTAACCGCTGTTAAAAACATCTTCAGCTTTAAACGGCACCTCCTTCACCTGCTTATCGAATGTAAACTCCGCGGTGGTTCTAACTATCCCTTATTAATTGACCACATATCCCGTGAAGCGCTGTACTTCTACAAAATACTGGAAAAAATCCGCAATGGGGAAATGCGGTATCCTGTAGATGCTATCGTTAGCGAAAACGTATTCTGGCTCAGGATTATGGCTGATCATTTAAAATTCATCCGTGGTTTGCTCGACCCTTCTGAGCGCGAATTCATCGACAAAACCAATGTCCTCAGCAATAAGTTCGACCAGCTGCAATTGCATGCCCGTGACTTCGACAGCATGCTGTGGCACTTCCGCCCAACCCCCGACTTCATACGTTTTGAAAAAGAAGTAACAGATGCTACAATACGCCTGCGCGATTTTAAAGCAGCCGCAGAAGAGCTTATCAAACAGTGCGCCGTACTCTCGCTAATCCCGCCGCTATTAGCCGATCATGTCCGGCGCGAGGCGGAGCACTTCCTGGAAGTTCTTGAATTGATACATGGCGAAATGATGCAAGGCAGTAACCCGGATATAATCCTCTGCGATCATGACTTTCGGTAA
- a CDS encoding spore germination protein, with protein METVFTKAYRAFRNFIVYQPPRQQPPFVLDESESYEREPEADATAPLADAAAQLATLLDYARDLRRVMEKAHAALSRADGKQRLANLAQELELLEQRRQELTPIRLAYDSGSPPLKRTVSASLTENEKILRELYSLPENKDFILRQFEIPAPKPVKAMLAFLDGMVDNKAITLSILQPLQLLSGTDAFNAGDAENIVRTLNEYLPNNEIKVLTEFAQIAKGINDGDTVLFLDGANQALLLGSKGFAKRSVGTPRIEQTVRGAQAAFTENLRTNTSLIRTIFPTSELVTEIFTVGDRAPVKCAIMYLKPVANPKVVAELKRRLTSITTDYISDIGVLEQFIEDHPSIPFPQMLSTERPDRAAVHLAEGRIALLLNGIPFAHILPVSFFSFFHSNEDYGLKFPAGSFMRVLRLLAAFLSVTLPSLYIAINYFHQEALPTELALAIAGAREAVPSPALFEIVLMEFSFELIREAGLRIPGMLGPTIGIVGAIIIGQAAVAANIVSPIMVVIIAITGLASFGTPDYRMAFAFRLIRFVYLVFAAIFGLVGLAVSLLLTTAILCTMKSFGVPYMVPIAPKVTPNLDVVIRGSVFKQERRPDALSPQDSRRQPSISRPWTMEKPVGKEDEP; from the coding sequence ATGGAGACCGTTTTTACGAAAGCATATCGCGCGTTTCGCAATTTTATTGTCTACCAGCCGCCCCGCCAGCAGCCTCCGTTCGTGCTTGACGAGAGCGAATCCTATGAACGCGAGCCCGAAGCGGATGCAACCGCCCCGCTGGCCGATGCCGCCGCCCAGCTTGCCACCTTGCTGGACTATGCCCGCGATTTACGCCGCGTCATGGAGAAAGCCCACGCCGCCTTAAGCCGCGCGGATGGAAAACAGCGTCTTGCCAACCTGGCCCAGGAACTGGAATTACTCGAACAGCGCCGGCAGGAACTGACGCCTATCCGTCTCGCCTATGACAGCGGCTCGCCGCCGCTCAAGCGCACCGTAAGCGCCAGTCTGACCGAGAACGAGAAAATCCTGCGCGAGCTGTACAGCCTGCCGGAAAACAAAGACTTTATTCTCCGCCAGTTTGAAATTCCGGCGCCAAAACCAGTCAAGGCCATGCTGGCGTTTCTCGACGGCATGGTGGACAACAAGGCAATCACTCTCTCGATCCTCCAGCCCCTGCAGCTACTATCCGGTACTGATGCCTTTAACGCCGGCGACGCCGAAAATATTGTCCGGACGCTGAACGAGTATTTACCTAACAACGAAATTAAGGTGCTGACTGAATTTGCCCAAATTGCCAAAGGAATCAATGACGGCGATACCGTGTTGTTTCTTGACGGCGCCAACCAGGCCCTGCTCCTGGGCAGTAAAGGCTTTGCCAAGCGCAGCGTGGGCACGCCGCGCATCGAGCAGACGGTGCGGGGGGCGCAGGCGGCGTTTACGGAAAACCTGCGTACCAACACCAGTCTGATCCGGACCATTTTTCCAACCAGCGAGCTGGTGACCGAAATCTTTACCGTTGGTGACCGCGCGCCTGTAAAATGCGCCATCATGTACCTAAAGCCGGTAGCCAACCCCAAGGTAGTAGCCGAGCTCAAGCGCCGCCTGACAAGTATCACGACCGACTATATCAGTGATATTGGCGTCTTGGAACAGTTCATCGAGGACCACCCCAGCATCCCCTTTCCCCAGATGTTGTCGACCGAGCGGCCCGACAGGGCGGCGGTCCATCTGGCCGAAGGCCGGATTGCCTTGCTGCTGAACGGCATACCCTTTGCGCATATCCTCCCGGTCAGTTTCTTCTCTTTTTTTCATTCCAACGAAGATTACGGCCTCAAGTTTCCGGCCGGCAGTTTCATGCGTGTCCTGCGTCTGTTAGCCGCATTTCTGTCGGTAACGCTGCCGTCTTTATACATTGCCATCAACTATTTCCACCAGGAAGCGCTTCCCACCGAGCTGGCCCTGGCCATTGCCGGCGCGCGCGAGGCCGTGCCGTCGCCGGCATTATTTGAAATTGTGCTCATGGAGTTTTCCTTTGAACTCATCCGGGAAGCGGGACTGCGAATTCCCGGCATGCTGGGGCCAACGATAGGTATTGTCGGCGCCATTATCATCGGCCAGGCGGCGGTAGCGGCCAATATCGTCAGCCCCATTATGGTAGTCATCATCGCCATTACCGGTCTGGCCTCCTTCGGCACTCCCGACTACCGGATGGCTTTCGCCTTCCGCTTAATCCGGTTTGTCTACCTGGTCTTCGCTGCAATCTTCGGTCTGGTCGGCCTGGCGGTCAGCCTGCTATTGACGACGGCGATCCTTTGTACCATGAAATCT